From a region of the Triticum aestivum cultivar Chinese Spring chromosome 7D, IWGSC CS RefSeq v2.1, whole genome shotgun sequence genome:
- the LOC123168969 gene encoding uncharacterized protein, with amino-acid sequence MPDCLIKAFGSRGSMAMERFFTALVFCEAPLDGYGTSVLTAGTVKRLVSGGGHATKPAVANKPDSEKAQGYFTGKPTAQRRPGFELAFDGLNCFDTIVMH; translated from the coding sequence ATGCCAGACTGCCTGATCAAAGCATTCGGCAGTAGAGGATCCATGGCTATGGAGAGGTTCTTCACGGCGCTCGTCTTCTGCGAGGCCCCGCTGGACGGCTACGGCACATCGGTGCTTACCGCCGGCACGGTCAAAAGGCTGGTCTCAGGTGGCGGCCACGCGACGAAGCCAGCAGTGGCTAACAAGCCGGACTCTGAGAAGGCGCAGGGTTACTTCACTGGCAAGCCGACGGCGCAGCGGCGCCCCGGGTTCGAGCTCGCGTTCGACGGGCTCAATTGCTTTGACACCATCGTCATGCACTAA